The Balneola vulgaris DSM 17893 DNA window TACCGTGATTTGAGATACGGATGCGATGGAAGCCATCGCTTCGCCTCTGAACCCCAAAGTGCGAATTTTAAATAAATCGTCTACTGTATTAATCTTGGACGTGGCATGGCGTTCAAAACAAAGAGGTAAGTCTTCTGCACTCATACCACAACCGTTATCAATAACTTGAATTAAAGTACGGCCTGCATGTTCAATTAAAATCTTAACAGAATCTGCACCAGCATCAATGGCATTATCCAATAACTCCTTAACTACTGATGAAGGGCGTTGTATTACCTCTCCAGCTGCAATTTTATTACTTATTTCTGGGGGTAATTGATGTATGATAGAGGTGCTTTCTTGCGTCTCGCTCAAAAAAAAGTCCAATTATTAAAGTGAAATGATATAGACAACCAAAGCTAATAGTAAAGCTAGAGATAACACTCTTAAGTTTTGTTTTGGTCGCACTCTATTGTGTGTTTCGAACTTAATGCGTCGTTTTCTTCGCTCATTTTCACGTTCCTCTTGCTCAGGATCGTAGTAGCGAAATGGTAAATCAAATTTTTTCGGTTTTGGCCTAAAACCAAACATTGGTCTAATCATAATTATACCTCTTTTTTGTGGTTTTAAAACTCCAACGTATTAAGTTCAAAGTTCGTCTTTAATATAAAAGAATAAATGACCAGAGACGAATTTGATTCCTTCATTCCCTACTTTCCTTACGACTTTTTTCGTAAACTCATGCCACTTAATTAATCCTTAACTACTACCCTTTAAAGTATAGACTTAACGGTAACAAACTACTTGAGACGAATGACCACTGACGACGCCAGAATTATTTACACCAAGACAGACGAAGCTCCCGCACTTGCTACCTATTCACTTTTACCAATTATCCAGTCTTTTACCAAGGCGGCTGGCGTAAAAGTAGAAACAAGAGATATATCCTTAGCTGGAAGAATTATTGCAAATTTTCCAGAGTATTTAAAAGAAGACCAAAAAATTTCAGATGCACTTGCTGAGCTAGGTGAACTGGCTAAAAAACCTGAAGCAAATATCATTAAGCTTCCGAACATCAGTGCTTCTATTCCTCAATTGGTTGCAGCCATCAAAGAGCTTCAATCTAAAGGATACGACTTACCAAACTACCCTGAAGAGCCTAAGAGTGATGAAGAAAAAGAAGTAAAGGCACGTTATGATAAAGTAAAAGGTAGTGCGGTTAATCCTGTACTTCGTGAAGGGAATTCGGATCGTCGTGCCCCAAAAGCTGTTAAGGAGTATGCGCGCAAAAATCCACATTCTATGGGGAAATGGAGTGCCGATTCTAAATCACACGTTGCTACAATGGAAGCAGGTGACTTTAGGAACAACGAGAAGTCAACCACCTTAGATAAAGCGACTACTGCTCGCATCGAGTTTGAGAAATCAAATGGTGAAACTGCGATTCTCAAAGAAGGATTACACCTACAAGAAGGTGAAGTGATTGATGCTTCGGTAATGAACCGAGAAGCATTACTTCGTTTTATTGAGGAGCAAATCGAGGATGCTAAAGCGCAAGGGGTACTGTTCTCCCTTCACATGAAAGCTACTATGATGAAGGTATCCGATCCTATCATCTTTGGACATGCCGTGAATACTTTTTTTAAGCCTGTATTTGAAAAGCACAGTACTAAGCTTGCCAAGATTGGTGTTGATACCAATAATGGATTTGGTGATCTCTTAGCTAAAATTCAAGAACTTTCGGATGAAGACAGAGGTGCTATTGAGGCGGATATACAAGCTTGTTATGAAGAGCGTGCTGATTTAGCCATGGTTGATTCAGACCGAGGCATTACCAACTTGCACGTGCCTAGTGATGTAATCATAGATGCTTCAATGCCAGCTATGATTCGTACTTCGGGTTGCATGTGGAATAAAGAAGGTAAAACTCAGGATACCAAAGCCGTAATTCCAGATAGTAGCTATGCAGGTATTTACCAGGTAGTTATTGATGACTGTAAAAAGAATGGTGCTTTTGACCCAACAACAATGGGTAGTGTTCCTAATGTGGGCTTAATGGCTCAAAAAGCTGAGGAATATGGATCTCATGATAAAACTTTTGAATTAAGTGACTCTGGAACCATCAACGTTCTTGATGCAGCTGGCAATGTACTTCTCTCACACGAAGTGAATGAAGGCGACATTTGGAGAATGTGTCAGGTGAAAGACGCTCCTATTAGAGACTGGGTAAAATTAGCTGTTTCTAGAGCTAAAGATACCGGTGTTCCTGCGGTATTTTGGTTAGATGAAGAACGTTCGCATGATGCTGAACTCATCAAAAAAGTAAACACTTACTTAGCCGACCACGATACTGAAGGATTAGAAATTCATATCATGTCGCCAGTAAAAGCGACACAGTATTCATTAGATCGTATTCGTGAAGGCAAAGACACGATTTCTGTTACTGGAAATGTACTCCGAGATTACCTAACAGATCTATTCCCTATTCTTGAATTAGGAACCAGTGCTAAAATGCTTTCTATCGTTCCACTTATGAACGGTGGTGGGTTATTCGAAACAGGTGCTGGTGGTTCAGCTCCAAAACATGTTCAACAATTTGTTGCTGAAAATTACCTTCGTTGGGATTCATTAGGTGAATTCTTAGCACTTTCTGTATCTCTGGAACACCTATCTAAAGTATTTGGTAATGCAAAAGCTAAAACATTAGCTACCACTTTAGATACAGCGACGTCAAAGTTTCTTCAAAATGACAAGTCCCCTGCTCGCAGACTAGGCCAAATTGATAACCGTGGAAGTCACTTTTACTTAGCGCTTTATTGGGCTGAAGCATTAGCTGAACAAACTGAGGATACAGAATTAAAAGCTAAATTCGCTGAAGTTGTGGCTGCACTAAAAACCAATGAAGAAAGCATTAATGCTGAGCTCATAGAAGTGCAAGGCAATGCTGTAGAAATTGGAGGCTATTATCAGCCTAACGACGAATTAGCATCAAATGCTATGCGTCCTAGTGCAACACTTAATACAATCCTTTCCAATATCTAATAGTTGAATTCAAATACATTGCATAAAAAAAAGCCCCAAAATCACTTTTGGGGCTTTTGTTTTTTAGGAGCTCAACGATTAATCGTCAATTTCACCGTCGCGGTCGTCATCTTCGAATGCTTCAAATGATGCTTCTATAGCCGCTTCTATCATTGCTTGGTTTTCAACTAGTGTTGGATCTAAGGTGTTGCCATTAGCATCTACAAACCAAATTGCACTATCAATACTTAGGGTAACGTCTATCAATCCTTCAGTATTAGATTGGATTTCTACACCTTGTTCGAATTCAACTTCGATTTCAAAATCCTTACTTGAGCGGAATGTAAATTCATTTCCGTTATAAGTACCACGGATAATTAAAGAGAATCTTTCATTCTCGCCTTCACCTATTTTAAAATCAGGATCACTTGGAGTTTCACCAGAATCTGGTTTTTCAATTTCAATTTCTAGTTCTTCATAAATACCAGCTTTAATTTCAGTAGTAGCTAATTCTGTTATACCACCAGAGATATTCAAGTCTAATATAAATGGGCCGCCTTCAAAATCAGCTGAATCTGCTTGAGCGCTTTCAACTTCTAATTCACTAATTCTGAATTTTGCTTCCGTTATGATTAAAGTATCTGCTTGAGATTTTGCTTTTTGAGCAGAGTTATTACTTTTTGAAGTAGCATTTAATCGCATTTGTGCGGAATCACCGGAATCGCTTGTAGAGCAAGCACCAAATACAAAAGCTGCAGTTAATACTGTTAAAAATGATTTTAATTTGTAGAATCTTAGAGAGTTCATAATCTATATATTTATTTATGGTTCAGGTCAAATTACCTTTCAAAGCAATCGACCTGCATGTTTAAAGTTAAAGAGTATTTAAATGTTCCCTAGTTACCATTTTCTAATACATACAGCTTAATTTCTATAAGTATTTAAAATTCATTACTTAAACGTGGTCTTCTAAACTCGAGATGTGACTAATTTGGAGTTTAAATAATAAATGATGCCCTAAATGTTGATGTAGTTGGGTATACAAATGATATAGCTCTTCGAACTCATCCATTTGGACTTTTGCCATCCTTATATAGGAGTTAGACAATAGAATAGTAAGCGAGTACCAATCTTTGTTCACTAATTTGTGTTGAAGGGCGGGGCCACTATCCTCATTACTAAGTCGAATCTCAGAGACTTCATCAAATTGAAACTCCCTTCGTTTAAACTTTATATAGCTAAATAGTTTAATGAAGTGCAGCACTTTTTCTTCCTCTGAATCGAACACAAATTCAAAAGAAACAAACAGCTTTAGGAATACAGCGACGAAGAAAATCCAAAAGAAAAGTGCGAATATAAATCCCAGTATAAAACACACCAACAGTACAGTAAAATCGATTAAGGTAAACCTTGATTCAATTTGTACAATTAGTTTAGGTGGTTGGTCTGTGAACTGATACCGCATTACTATCGAGCTTTAAATAATGTTATCTCCTTACCATTAAGTAGCTCAAATAGTTTCAGTATACGGTCGACTAATAAACTAACTAGATTACTCTAGGTTTGGATTACACCTGTTTTAAACTCAGGAATTTCTGGATTTAAATTAGCGCAAGCTAAGGCATTTGATATTCTTGCTCGAGTATCTTCAGGATTTATTATTCCATCAACCCATAATCTAGAAGCAGCATATCTCACATCTGTCTGCTTATTATATCGATCAGTTATTTCCTTAGCTAATTCAGCCTGACGTTCTTCGCTAATCTCTTCGCCTTTCTTTTTAAGAGTGGCTACCTGAATTTGAGTAAGTGTTTTTGCAGCAGAAGCTCCACTCATAACAGCGATATTTGCTGTTGGCCACGCATACATAAATCGTGGATCGTAAGCTCTACCACACATAGCGTAATTACCGGCCCCATAACTATTACCCACAACGATTGTAATTTTAGGTACGGTACTGTTACTCATAGCATTCACCATTTTAGCACCATCTTTGATGATACCGCCATGCTCACTACGCTTGCCAATCATGAACCCTGTTACATCTTGTAAGAAGATTAACGGAATTTTCTTCTGATTACAGTTCATGATAAAACGTGCGGCTTTATCCGCTGAATCCGAATAGATAACGCCACCAATCTGCATCTCACCAGACTTAGTTTTAGATACCGTTCGTTGATTAGCTACAATTCCTACACTCCAACCATCAATACGAGCATAGCCCGTAATAATAGTCTCGCCATAGCCTTTTTTAAACTCTGTAAACGAATCTTTGTCAATTATGCACTCCAGAAGGTCGTGCATATTATAAGGAGACGTTCTAGACTCCGGTAAAACATTAGCTATATGGCTCGCTGGTTTAGCGGGTTTTACAGGTTCAGCTCTATTAAATCCGGCAGTTGGTTGTGGACCAAATTTATCCACCAAATCTCGAATGGTTTTTAAGCATTCAACATCGTCTTCCATTTTATAATCGGTAACACCACTAATTTCAGTGTGAGTGGTAGCACCTCCAAGAGTTTCGTTATCTACATCCTCACCTATAGCCGCTTTCACTAGATAACTTCCGGCTAAGAAAACGCTTCCAGTACCATCTACAATAAGGGCTTCATCGCTCATTATTGGCAAGTAAGCGCCACCTGCTACACAACTACCCATGATAGCTGCAATCTGAGGTATACCTTTGGCAGAGATCACTGCATTATTTCTAAACATTCTTCCGAAGTGATCTTTATCAGGGAAAATCTCATCCTGCATTGGCAAATAAACCCCAGCTGAATCCACTAAATAGATGAGTGGGATATGATTTTCAATCGCTATTTCTTGCGCTCTTAAGTTCTTTTTAGCTGTAATTGGGAACCAAGCTCCAGCTTTTACCGTGGCGTCGTTGGCAACAATCATGCATTCACGTCCATGCACTTTTCCAATCCCAGTTATTACACCGCCTGCTGGGCATCCACCCTGTTCTTCATACATTTCATAGCCAGCCCAAAGACCTAGCTCATAAAAGTCAGAGCCTTTATCAATCAGTTTCTTTATGCGCTCTCTAGCGGTAAGCTTACCTTTACCATGTTCTTTATTGATGCGAGCCTTACCACCACCCAGTTTTATGGTTTTTTCTTGATCTTTAAATTCTGCAAGTAGTTCAGAAAGCCAATTTTGTTTTGTTCCTGTAGAATTTGTGCTCATTATGCTAGAAATCTGTTATTATATAATACACTTGATGATAATTGCGTTGAGTATAGGCATTTTCTAACACTGATGGATGTTATAGTCTGAAATTCTATTTAAAAAAAGATTTACAATGAATAAAATCACCAATACACTTTTAGCTTTTGGTTTAATCATACTTCTTGGAACTGACCTTTATGCCCAACGCAGAGGCGACGTTACCTACACATCACTTGTAAATAGAGCTTCGGTGCCTACCCTTTTCTTTGATGAATTGATCATTCCGAGTTCCAATTCAGACAATCATCAGTTGTTATTAACCTTTAGCATGAGTAATAATTTCTTACCCTTCAAGAAAATTACATTAAATGATGAAGTAGATAAATTAGGTGGCAATCAATTTTATACTACTGCACGATTCAGTGCTGATATCTTTCGAGGAAAAGCCTCCAAAAAAGAGTTAGAAAACTTAGCCACAGTGGCACGAGATGTTTGGCAAGATACCCTCTACGCAGCATCATTTGAGGACACTAAATCTGAAATGCTTTTCTCTGACGGTGTGCTAAAAGCTTCCTTAAATCCCGGCACTTATAATTTTGTACTTCAACTAAGTACTATGGGTGAAACCAATGAACGAAATTCACAACGCCAGGATATTGAAATACCAGATTTCAAGACTAAGAAAATGGGCGAAATCTATTTAATTGATGAAGTTACATCTGAGCAAAATGGAAGCCAATTTGATCTTAAATTAGTGAATAGAGGCAATAGCGTACGTTATGGAGAGAATTATCACTTGCTCATTCGAATTCCGAATTATAACAGTAACTCATCCTATAGTGCTGAAATAAGCAAGGCAAACATTGGTAGGAAAGATACTACCGTTGTTAGTGTAAGAGAAAACCTTCCTATCTCAGCTGATAACATTTTTTCCAATAGTGAATTAACCATTAATGACACGAACTCACCTTCACTTTCATTAAACAAAGAAAATGGATCTTTCACCTACGCTTTGATTGAAGTACCTAATAAAAATTATGAGAATTCGGTGTATAAGATCATTGTAAAGGAAGGTCAGTCTAAAAAGCCCATTGCCACAAAAGTGGTTCGTTCATTCTGGCCTGATATCCCTCCTGCTCTATTGAATCTTGATGTATCCATAGACCTACTTATGTACATATTACCCGAAGATCGAATTAAGGCAATGAAGGATGGAAATGCCCAAGAAAAGGAAAAACGGTTTAGAGCATTTTGGGAACAAAGAGATCCAACTCCAGACTCAGAGTTCAATGAACTAATGACGGAATATTATCGAAGAATCGATTTTGCTTTTAGAGAATATAGAAACCCTGAAAATCCTGATGGACACGAAACAGATCGTGGTAAAATCTACATAAAATATGGTCCGCCAAGTGCACGTGAGCGCAGCTTTCCTAGTAAAGGAAGAGTCATTGAGACATGGACCTACCCGAACCGTAATTTTGTATTTGAAAAAGGAACAGGATTCTCAGATTTCATTCTACTTGGCAAAGAATAAATTCTGAGATTTAGGGGCTAAAACTTTAACTTAGCCCCATGATACCTAAAATTGGAATTACCATTGGTGATGTTAACGGAATTGGGCCTGAACTAGCTCTCAAAGCAGTTCAGCAAATAGATTTTAGTCAGTCTATACCCATTCTTATTTCACCATTAAGAGTTTTAAAGTTTTATTCAGAGTTACTCGACCTCTCTCCTTCTATCCACTTGATAAAAGAGGTGAATGATGCTATTCCGAATTCACTGAATGTACTTCAGATTGATCAAACTCAGAGATACTTGCCCGAACCTGGAGAATTAACTGTGTTTGGGGGTCAAATTGCGATGCAATCCATTCAATTAGCTATAGATCTTTGCAATGCTAAATACATCGATGCGATGGTAACCTTACCAATTTCAAAAGAAGCGGTAAATAAAGCAGGGTTTAATATTCCAGGCCATACTGAGTTTCTTGCAGAAAAAACGAATGCGTCAGATGTACTTATGATGCTAGTGAATGGTAATCTGAGAGTCGCCTTAGCAACGGTTCATATTCCAATCAGTTCAATTGTTCATGAACTCAGCGTTGATCGAATCATTCGAAAATCAACTTTACTAAATGAGAGTTTAAAGAATGATTTTGCGATTAATAGTCCACGTATTGCTCTCTTAGGATTAAACCCGCATGCCGGGGATGGTGGGGTTATTGGAAAGGAAGAACAAACGATTATTAATCCTGCTATTGAGTCGCTAAATCAACAAGGCATTCAAGCGGATGGCCCCTTCCCAGCTGATGGTTTCTTTGGCCAAAAACAGTATCT harbors:
- a CDS encoding NADP-dependent isocitrate dehydrogenase: MTTDDARIIYTKTDEAPALATYSLLPIIQSFTKAAGVKVETRDISLAGRIIANFPEYLKEDQKISDALAELGELAKKPEANIIKLPNISASIPQLVAAIKELQSKGYDLPNYPEEPKSDEEKEVKARYDKVKGSAVNPVLREGNSDRRAPKAVKEYARKNPHSMGKWSADSKSHVATMEAGDFRNNEKSTTLDKATTARIEFEKSNGETAILKEGLHLQEGEVIDASVMNREALLRFIEEQIEDAKAQGVLFSLHMKATMMKVSDPIIFGHAVNTFFKPVFEKHSTKLAKIGVDTNNGFGDLLAKIQELSDEDRGAIEADIQACYEERADLAMVDSDRGITNLHVPSDVIIDASMPAMIRTSGCMWNKEGKTQDTKAVIPDSSYAGIYQVVIDDCKKNGAFDPTTMGSVPNVGLMAQKAEEYGSHDKTFELSDSGTINVLDAAGNVLLSHEVNEGDIWRMCQVKDAPIRDWVKLAVSRAKDTGVPAVFWLDEERSHDAELIKKVNTYLADHDTEGLEIHIMSPVKATQYSLDRIREGKDTISVTGNVLRDYLTDLFPILELGTSAKMLSIVPLMNGGGLFETGAGGSAPKHVQQFVAENYLRWDSLGEFLALSVSLEHLSKVFGNAKAKTLATTLDTATSKFLQNDKSPARRLGQIDNRGSHFYLALYWAEALAEQTEDTELKAKFAEVVAALKTNEESINAELIEVQGNAVEIGGYYQPNDELASNAMRPSATLNTILSNI
- a CDS encoding GWxTD domain-containing protein — encoded protein: MNKITNTLLAFGLIILLGTDLYAQRRGDVTYTSLVNRASVPTLFFDELIIPSSNSDNHQLLLTFSMSNNFLPFKKITLNDEVDKLGGNQFYTTARFSADIFRGKASKKELENLATVARDVWQDTLYAASFEDTKSEMLFSDGVLKASLNPGTYNFVLQLSTMGETNERNSQRQDIEIPDFKTKKMGEIYLIDEVTSEQNGSQFDLKLVNRGNSVRYGENYHLLIRIPNYNSNSSYSAEISKANIGRKDTTVVSVRENLPISADNIFSNSELTINDTNSPSLSLNKENGSFTYALIEVPNKNYENSVYKIIVKEGQSKKPIATKVVRSFWPDIPPALLNLDVSIDLLMYILPEDRIKAMKDGNAQEKEKRFRAFWEQRDPTPDSEFNELMTEYYRRIDFAFREYRNPENPDGHETDRGKIYIKYGPPSARERSFPSKGRVIETWTYPNRNFVFEKGTGFSDFILLGKE
- the pdxA gene encoding 4-hydroxythreonine-4-phosphate dehydrogenase PdxA, whose translation is MIPKIGITIGDVNGIGPELALKAVQQIDFSQSIPILISPLRVLKFYSELLDLSPSIHLIKEVNDAIPNSLNVLQIDQTQRYLPEPGELTVFGGQIAMQSIQLAIDLCNAKYIDAMVTLPISKEAVNKAGFNIPGHTEFLAEKTNASDVLMMLVNGNLRVALATVHIPISSIVHELSVDRIIRKSTLLNESLKNDFAINSPRIALLGLNPHAGDGGVIGKEEQTIINPAIESLNQQGIQADGPFPADGFFGQKQYLNYDGVLAMYHDQGLAPFKALSFGKGINFSAGLPIIRTSPDHGTAFNIAGTGKADPSSFLQAYNLAVELAQLNSSK
- a CDS encoding acyl-CoA carboxylase subunit beta, producing MSTNSTGTKQNWLSELLAEFKDQEKTIKLGGGKARINKEHGKGKLTARERIKKLIDKGSDFYELGLWAGYEMYEEQGGCPAGGVITGIGKVHGRECMIVANDATVKAGAWFPITAKKNLRAQEIAIENHIPLIYLVDSAGVYLPMQDEIFPDKDHFGRMFRNNAVISAKGIPQIAAIMGSCVAGGAYLPIMSDEALIVDGTGSVFLAGSYLVKAAIGEDVDNETLGGATTHTEISGVTDYKMEDDVECLKTIRDLVDKFGPQPTAGFNRAEPVKPAKPASHIANVLPESRTSPYNMHDLLECIIDKDSFTEFKKGYGETIITGYARIDGWSVGIVANQRTVSKTKSGEMQIGGVIYSDSADKAARFIMNCNQKKIPLIFLQDVTGFMIGKRSEHGGIIKDGAKMVNAMSNSTVPKITIVVGNSYGAGNYAMCGRAYDPRFMYAWPTANIAVMSGASAAKTLTQIQVATLKKKGEEISEERQAELAKEITDRYNKQTDVRYAASRLWVDGIINPEDTRARISNALACANLNPEIPEFKTGVIQT